From the Winogradskyella forsetii genome, the window TACTGACGACGGTTGGTCAGTAACGCTACAACTGAAACCGGACATTTATGAATACAAATTCATCATTGATGGAAAATGGATGGAAGATCCCCAAAATCCGTCAAAAATCGGAAATGAATACAGTAGCTACAATTCTGTTATTGACGTTCAAAAAAATGTAACGTTTCGATTATGCGATTATGAAGATGCTAATACCGTAATCTTAAGTGGCGATTTTAATGAGTGGTCTGAAGAAGACTATAAAATGACCAAAACCGATAATTGCTGGACGTACACTAAAAGATTATCTGGTGGAAAACATCATTACAAATTTATCGTAGATGGCCAATGGATTACAGATCCTCATAATTCGGTAAAAGAATATGATGGCGAAGGGAATATCAACTCGGTCTGTATGGTTAAATAATTATACATTGAAACTTTGAAGCTTAGCAAAAAGCCTTAGGTTTTGGTGTTATTTTGTATTAAGAATATCGAGCTTCGCAAACCGCAGCAATAATTTTTTGGTATCACCATTCTGGAATTTTATTTCCGCCTTGGCATCAGCGCCTTTGCCTTCTAACTTAATGACTTCACCTCTACCAAAACGTTGATGGTTAACGACATCACTGACGGTTAATTTAGAATCAAATAAGTTCGCAGATGCACTTGACTTCGTTTTTCTTACCGGTTTCATTTTTTTCGGTGCACTGATCTCAAAATTTTCAGGCTTAGTTTTTGTCTTTTTCTTGGACATTTTCGCAGTTTTAGGTTTTGCAAATCTTACACGATTTGGTTCAATATCTCCAAATATGGAGGCGTCTAACATGGGATTAAAACGTTCTTTTAATGGTGTTGTAATATTCACAAATTCATCATCAATTTCTTCGATGAATCTGCTTGGCTCGGCATCAATCAATTTTCCCCAGCGATATCGGGACAATGTATAGGTTAAATAGGCCTGTCTTTCGGCTCTCGTCAAAGCAACATAAAACAATCGTCGTTCCTCTTCTAATTCGCTACGTGTGTTCATGCTCATGGCACTTGGAAATAAATCTTCTTCCATACCCACAATAAATACATGCCCAAATTCCAATCCTTTAGCCAAGTGGATGGTCATTAGAGCCACATGGTCTGGATCACCTTTATCAGCATCCAAATCGGTCGCCAAAGCCACATCCTCTAAAAATTCAGCTAACGAATCGCCAGCATCTGCCAGTTCCATTTGGCCTTCCACAAAGTCCTTTATACCATTTAGTAATTCTTGAACGTTATCGAGCTTGGTCACGCCTTCTGGTGTTCCGTCCTTCCCCAGTTCTCTAATTAAACCACTAGTTTTGGTTACATGTTCGGCCAGATCAAACGCATTTGCCGTTTGGTTCATCACTTTGTAACTTTCTATAAGTGTTACAAAATCACGAAGCTTATTTTTTGTCCCATTATTGATGTTGATGGCAATGGAATCAATATCCTTAATAACTTCATAAATTGTTTTTCCTGTAGCATTTGCTGCAACTATCAATCGATCGACCGTTGTTTGCCCAATACCTCTTGCAGGATAATTAATGACGCGTTTTAAAGCTTCTTCATCCGCAGAATTCAAAATTAAACGCAAATAAGCTGTGACGTCTTTAATTTCTTTACGTTGATAAAAAGATAAACCGCCATAAATCCGATAGGGAATATCACGTTTACGCAGCGCATCTTCAATCGCTCTAGATTGCGCATTTGTCCGATATAAAAGGGCAAAATCGCTGTTATGAAGTTGATTATTCATTTTGGTTTCCCAAATTGTACTGGCTACGTAACGCCCTTCATCACCATCAGTCATGGCTCTGTGGACGATCACTTTTTCCCCAACATCATTTGCGGTCCAAACTATTTTATCGAGTTTGGTTTTATTATGTTCAATCACCGAATTTGCGGCACCAACAATATTTTTGGTCGAACGGTAATTCTGTTCCAATCGGTACATTTTAACATCATCATAGTCCTTTTGGAAATTCAGGATATTATTGATATTTGCACCACGGAATGCATAGATACTTTGCGCGTCATCCCCAACCACACAGATATTCTGAAAACGATCTGCCAATGCTCTCACAATGAGATATTGCGAGTGGTTGGTATCTTGATACTCATCGACCAAAATATAGCGGAACTTATTTTGGTACTGTGCCAACACATTAGGAAAACGGGTTAACAGTTCATTGGTCCTTAACAATAAATCATCAAAATCCATGGCGCCTGCTTTAAAGCAGCGCTCCACATATTCTTTATAGATTTCTCCCATTTTTGGTCGCCTTGCCATAGCATCGGCTTCCATAAGTTCTGGGTTCCTAAAATACGCTTTTACAGTAACGAGACTATTTTTATAAGATGAGATGCGGCTGTACACCTGTTTCGTTTTATAAATATCCTTATCGAGCCCCATTTCTTTAATAATGGCACCCATTAATTTCTGTGAATCTTGAGTATCGTAAATGGTAAAATTACTTGGGAAGCCCAAATGATGCCCTTCAAAACGTAGAATCTTGGCAAAAACAGAGTGAAAGGTTCCCATCCAAAGGTTCTTAGCTTCACTATCGCCAACAATATCAGCGATTCTCCCTTTCATTTCCTTAGCCGCTTTATTAGTAAAGGTTAAAGCCAAAATATTAAAGGAATCCACACCCTTACTCATTAAATAAGCAATACGATAAGTCAGCACACGGGTTTTACCAGAACCTGCACCAGCAATGATAATCATTGGGCCATCGACCTGTAATGTAGGTGCTAATTGTGCGTCATTAAGTTGACTGAGATACTTTTCCAAGCTGATTTTTTTTGAAGGAGTAAAATTACGGATTGTCTTATAGTTTTCCGCATTGAAAAGGGATAAATTTGAAAAGAAAAGCCTAAAAGACCACTTCGCTTTAAGAGGTTGAATTTAAAAGGATAGTATTTTTTTATCCAAAAAATAAATATAGGATTCACGGAAAAAGAGACCTATAGGATTACGTAAATTAAAATTGATTTAAAATTATTCCTTTTTCTTACCATCTCCTGTCATTGCAGAAAGCAAACCTTCCCGCACATTTATCCATACAAAATTAAATACGGATTTTGTCACGTCGCGTTCCACACCTTCCTCATGTCCATAACGGTAAGTGTCTTTATCGCTTTCACTATCTTTTGAAACAAACAAATTGGCTATGGTTGATAAAAATTTGTTTTTCTCTTTACCATCTTTTTGCATTATTACAACTTCAAAATCGTCATATTTCATTTTTAAATCTACACGTGAAGTTCTGGGATTACCATTAATTGTAAAATACGTTTGTTTTAACTCACCATTAAAATCAATATTAAGATTAGGCTGGGTAAACTGATCCATTTTTGCAGCATTTACATAACCAAGATCTGCTTTAAATATAAACTGATCTGTGGTATCTGAGACTTTAAAATTCCAATTGACTTCCAAAGGCGAAACTTCCATAAAACTTGTATTTACGTTAATAACGGTTTCCTCTTCGCCATAAGTGTTTCCTAAGTTTTCAATTGTAGCGTTCATATCTGTAAAATCAAGTCTTCCTGCTTTTTTATCTGATTTCACCTTTTCTAAATATGATATTTTTCCTTCTGATATTTCAACAGTATTCAATCCCAATTCAAAATTCAAATTTCTCAACATTGTTCCATATAAAGGTTTGTAGGTTTTGTCATCTGCCACCAGTTTATCTCTGTATATTTCGGCTTCAGGTGCAATCAGACGGACTTCTTTTGATTTAAAAAAGAATCGTTCTGCATCACTAAACCCAAAATCCATATCAGCTATTTTCACTTCCTTTATATGAAGATAGAAATGATCACGTTCGGTTTTTAGAATAGCTGAATAGTCAGCTCTGTCATATTTAGTTTTAAGTTTGAAGTTTTTAAAAGTCGCGTTATTACTGGTCAATCGTATCGAATCTGCAAATAATTCATCGAATTTGTTTATTGCCCATTTCAAGTTTTTAGCGGTTAATTTGAAATCTTTATAATCAATTTTCTTTACTTTTTTGGGTGCGTTTGGATTGATTAGAAGGTCATTTAATTCAAAGTTCAATTTCGGGACGCTCATTATTGTTGAATCAGTATCAAAGTTGGTCACTAAAAGGTCTGCATTAGTAATGTTGATTTTTTCGACATCAATAATTTGTTTTATTTTATCTAGAAATCCACTTTTATAATCGTCGTTTTGGACCACAGGATTATGCTTGTATTTTGCTATCAACTGATCAATTCTTAATTCTTCAACTGAAATTTTATCCTTAAATATAAAATCCCAATAACTGATATCATTGATTTTTATGGTATTTAGTTTCGCATCGAGAATGGTTTTATCGGTGGTTTCGCCATTAACAGTAATTGATGGCGTTACTAATTCTAAATTTCCTGTCAAAACATTGGCATCTATTGAAGCATAATCCACCTTTACCGATTCAGGTAAATCCTCAAAAGCAGAGGCTATTTTATTTTCTATAATTAGGTTTGCTACAACAATCATTAGTATTACTAGCGCTAATGTTATAGCAATAATAATCCCGACTTTTTTTTGTTTTTGATTCATAGTTTCAACGATAAGTTTTCAAAATCTTTAAAATAAATTAACTTTACAGATTCGTGACTGAATTTACGCATAACCCTGTGAATTTGTTAACGAATAACATATTAATCTTAACCTAATAAAATAATTGCAATGGATATTGATAACATCATAGAACTCATTTTTAATATCGCTCCTGCCCTAGTTGTTGGCGCAATTGCCTATTATTTCTTTAAGCAACATATTGAAAATGAAAACAGCCGAAGACGTTTTCTTTTACAGAAAGATTTACAAAAAGAAACCTTCCCTTTACGTTTACAAGCTTACGAGCGCATGGCTCTTTTTTTAGAGCGCATTGCACCTTCAAAGCTATTGACAAGGGTTCATCCAACCTCTTCCAGTAAAGAAGATTACGAAAGCCTACTCATAGCAACTATTGAGCAAGAATTTGAACATAATTTATCGCAGCAAATCTATGTTAGCGATCAGTGTTGGTCGATAACGCAAGCCGCAAAAAACGCCACTATTCAGTTGATTAGAAAAGCCAACATAAACGAAAAAACGGATACAGCCAACAAACTTCGCGAGGTGGTGCTCACAGAACTTATGGATAAACCTGCACCCAGCAATGCTGCGCTTTCCTTTATTAAACAGGAAGTTAGTGAGATGTGGTAGAGAATGAAGAATTAAAAATGAATAATGAATAATGAAGTTGGAAGATTGATTCTGGAGATGAAAGCCACCTCATTCTAAAAGCCTAGACTCTAAGTATAAGGAGCCATCTCCTCAAAACTCTACTCTTGCTACTTTACACTTTTTACTGTGGACTGCCAACTGAAGACTGTGAACTGAATACTGATTACTGAATACTAAAAAATCAATGTACCATAAACGACTTTAAAGTTTCCTCATAAATCGCCTCATACATTGGTACGATATTCCTTAAGTCGAATTTTTGGGATTGTGCTTTTGCGTTGGCTTTGAATTGATTTAATGTATCAACATCTGAAAGTATTTTGACAGCATTTTCAGACATCTCCTTCACATCTCCAACATCACTTAAAAAACCTGAAAATCCATCTTCGTTTACTTCAGACAATCCACCCGTATTGGTAGAAATAACTGGGACACTACTGGCCATGGCCTCAAGTGCTGCCAAACCAAAACTTTCGGTTTTTGATGGCAATAAGAATAGGTCACTAAAACATAGAATTCGATCTATTTCATGACTTTTCCCAAAGAAAACAACACGATTGGAAATCCCCAATTCCTCAACCAATAACTCTGCAGCTTCTTTTTCAGGTCCTTCGCCTACCATCATCAATTTTGCCGGTAATTCTTTTTGGATATTATAAAAAATCTTAATGACATCAGGAATTCTTTTGACCTCCCTAAAATTACTTATATGTGTTATAATGCGTTCATCATTAGCTGCCATCATTTCGCGCTGGCAATCTGTAAAATTATGATTATATTTTTCTAAATCTATAAAATTAGGAATGACCTGGATGTCTCTTTTAATATTAAACAAACGCATCGTGTCTTCCTTCAAACTTGCCGACACAGAAGTTACAGCATCAGATTTATTGATACTGAAAGTGACAGCTGGTTTGTAAAATGGATGACTTCCAACTAAAGTAATATCAGTGCCATGCAACGTCGTTACAATAGGAATTAAAACCCCTTCGTCCATGAGCATCTGTTGGGCCATATATGCTGCATAGGCATGAGGAATGGCGTAATGTACATGCAGCAATTCAATACCATGCAACTTTACCATATCCACTAATTTACTTGATAAAGCCAACTCATAAGGCTGATACAAAAACAATGGATATTCTGGCACATGCACTTCATGAAAATGAACATTCTTACTCAACAATTCTAGTCGTACGGGTTGACTGTAGGTTATAAAATGAATCTCGTGCCCACGTTTTGAAAGCTCTAAGCCCAATTCCGTAGCTACGACGCCACTTCCACCAAATGTTGGGTAACAAACTATGCCTATTTTCATCTATAAGTTTTAAATATTTAAAGTGTAAAAAATCTAACTTTTCAGTTTTTCATAATAGTCGTAACCGCTCTGAAGCACTTACTAACTTATTCAACTAAATTATTCATTAAGGTTAGAATTTTTAAAATTAGGTATTTCGAGTAAGTATTGATTTAACTTTAAGTCCTTTTTAACTTATAACTTTAGGCATTCTATTCTATAATCGCCTCATAAATCAAGCGTTGAATCTCAGTCCTAATATCCTCTCTGAGTAAAAGGTTTTTACCAGCTTGAGGATAAGTCCGGTTGGCTAAAAAGATGTAGACAATTTCCTCTTCTGGATCTGCCCAAGCATAAGTTCCAGTAAAGCCTGAATGTCCGAAACTTGTCATCGATAGACAACCGCATGTTGGCCCTTCATCTCCCAACTGTGGTTTATCGAATCCTATACCTCGTCGGTTATTATTACTACAATAA encodes:
- a CDS encoding ATP-dependent helicase, giving the protein MEKYLSQLNDAQLAPTLQVDGPMIIIAGAGSGKTRVLTYRIAYLMSKGVDSFNILALTFTNKAAKEMKGRIADIVGDSEAKNLWMGTFHSVFAKILRFEGHHLGFPSNFTIYDTQDSQKLMGAIIKEMGLDKDIYKTKQVYSRISSYKNSLVTVKAYFRNPELMEADAMARRPKMGEIYKEYVERCFKAGAMDFDDLLLRTNELLTRFPNVLAQYQNKFRYILVDEYQDTNHSQYLIVRALADRFQNICVVGDDAQSIYAFRGANINNILNFQKDYDDVKMYRLEQNYRSTKNIVGAANSVIEHNKTKLDKIVWTANDVGEKVIVHRAMTDGDEGRYVASTIWETKMNNQLHNSDFALLYRTNAQSRAIEDALRKRDIPYRIYGGLSFYQRKEIKDVTAYLRLILNSADEEALKRVINYPARGIGQTTVDRLIVAANATGKTIYEVIKDIDSIAININNGTKNKLRDFVTLIESYKVMNQTANAFDLAEHVTKTSGLIRELGKDGTPEGVTKLDNVQELLNGIKDFVEGQMELADAGDSLAEFLEDVALATDLDADKGDPDHVALMTIHLAKGLEFGHVFIVGMEEDLFPSAMSMNTRSELEEERRLFYVALTRAERQAYLTYTLSRYRWGKLIDAEPSRFIEEIDDEFVNITTPLKERFNPMLDASIFGDIEPNRVRFAKPKTAKMSKKKTKTKPENFEISAPKKMKPVRKTKSSASANLFDSKLTVSDVVNHQRFGRGEVIKLEGKGADAKAEIKFQNGDTKKLLLRFAKLDILNTK
- a CDS encoding AsmA family protein; this translates as MNQKQKKVGIIIAITLALVILMIVVANLIIENKIASAFEDLPESVKVDYASIDANVLTGNLELVTPSITVNGETTDKTILDAKLNTIKINDISYWDFIFKDKISVEELRIDQLIAKYKHNPVVQNDDYKSGFLDKIKQIIDVEKINITNADLLVTNFDTDSTIMSVPKLNFELNDLLINPNAPKKVKKIDYKDFKLTAKNLKWAINKFDELFADSIRLTSNNATFKNFKLKTKYDRADYSAILKTERDHFYLHIKEVKIADMDFGFSDAERFFFKSKEVRLIAPEAEIYRDKLVADDKTYKPLYGTMLRNLNFELGLNTVEISEGKISYLEKVKSDKKAGRLDFTDMNATIENLGNTYGEEETVINVNTSFMEVSPLEVNWNFKVSDTTDQFIFKADLGYVNAAKMDQFTQPNLNIDFNGELKQTYFTINGNPRTSRVDLKMKYDDFEVVIMQKDGKEKNKFLSTIANLFVSKDSESDKDTYRYGHEEGVERDVTKSVFNFVWINVREGLLSAMTGDGKKKE
- a CDS encoding DUF7935 family protein, with amino-acid sequence MDIDNIIELIFNIAPALVVGAIAYYFFKQHIENENSRRRFLLQKDLQKETFPLRLQAYERMALFLERIAPSKLLTRVHPTSSSKEDYESLLIATIEQEFEHNLSQQIYVSDQCWSITQAAKNATIQLIRKANINEKTDTANKLREVVLTELMDKPAPSNAALSFIKQEVSEMW
- the bshA gene encoding N-acetyl-alpha-D-glucosaminyl L-malate synthase BshA → MKIGIVCYPTFGGSGVVATELGLELSKRGHEIHFITYSQPVRLELLSKNVHFHEVHVPEYPLFLYQPYELALSSKLVDMVKLHGIELLHVHYAIPHAYAAYMAQQMLMDEGVLIPIVTTLHGTDITLVGSHPFYKPAVTFSINKSDAVTSVSASLKEDTMRLFNIKRDIQVIPNFIDLEKYNHNFTDCQREMMAANDERIITHISNFREVKRIPDVIKIFYNIQKELPAKLMMVGEGPEKEAAELLVEELGISNRVVFFGKSHEIDRILCFSDLFLLPSKTESFGLAALEAMASSVPVISTNTGGLSEVNEDGFSGFLSDVGDVKEMSENAVKILSDVDTLNQFKANAKAQSQKFDLRNIVPMYEAIYEETLKSFMVH